A genomic segment from Nocardia cyriacigeorgica GUH-2 encodes:
- a CDS encoding GTP-binding protein — protein MTTSPPQQLPVTVLSGFLGAGKTTLLNHILANREGRRVAVIVNDMSEVNIDAALVAGQGHLDRTEEKLVELTNGCICCTLREDLIEAVGRLAREGRFDQLVIESTGISEPMPVAATFDWEFEDGFTLGSIARLDTMVTVVDASTFLAEIARGQALAERNLQAGEGDERGIADLLADQVEFADVLLINKTDLVSEQAAGAVEATVRRMNPRARVLRTQRGVVELKEVLDTGRYDPVAAAATEGWEEELAGGHVPETEEYGISSLTYIADRPFHPQRLAEALEQLRGLLRSKGFCWIASRSELAAIWSQAGPNLVFEPAAWWSSLEVPAGQEIVFIGIKLNRDHIRALLDRALLTDAELAAGPQAWANYPDPFPAWGDLHEHA, from the coding sequence ATGACCACTTCACCTCCCCAGCAACTGCCGGTGACCGTGCTGTCCGGGTTCCTCGGCGCGGGCAAGACCACCCTGCTCAACCACATCCTCGCCAACCGTGAGGGCCGTCGTGTCGCGGTGATCGTCAACGACATGAGCGAGGTGAATATCGACGCGGCGCTGGTGGCGGGCCAGGGACATCTGGATCGCACCGAGGAGAAGCTGGTCGAGCTGACCAACGGCTGCATCTGCTGCACCCTGCGCGAGGACCTCATCGAGGCGGTCGGGCGGCTGGCACGGGAGGGGCGCTTCGATCAGCTGGTGATCGAGTCGACCGGCATCTCCGAGCCGATGCCGGTGGCGGCCACCTTCGATTGGGAATTCGAGGACGGATTCACCCTCGGCTCCATCGCCCGCCTCGACACCATGGTGACCGTTGTCGACGCCTCGACTTTCCTCGCCGAGATCGCCCGCGGCCAGGCGCTCGCCGAGCGGAACCTGCAAGCGGGCGAGGGCGATGAGCGCGGCATCGCCGATCTGCTGGCCGATCAGGTGGAGTTCGCGGATGTGCTGTTGATCAACAAGACCGACCTGGTGAGCGAGCAGGCCGCCGGTGCGGTGGAGGCGACGGTGCGGCGAATGAATCCACGCGCCAGGGTTTTACGGACTCAGCGCGGCGTCGTCGAGTTGAAAGAAGTGCTCGACACCGGACGCTACGACCCGGTCGCCGCCGCGGCGACCGAGGGCTGGGAGGAGGAGCTGGCGGGCGGCCATGTGCCCGAAACCGAGGAGTACGGCATCAGCAGCCTCACCTATATCGCCGATCGGCCGTTCCATCCGCAGCGTCTGGCCGAGGCGCTCGAACAGCTGCGGGGACTGTTGCGCAGCAAGGGTTTCTGCTGGATCGCCAGCCGGTCGGAGTTGGCCGCCATCTGGTCGCAGGCCGGTCCGAATCTGGTGTTCGAGCCGGCGGCGTGGTGGTCCTCGCTGGAGGTCCCGGCCGGGCAGGAGATCGTCTTCATCGGAATCAAGCTGAACCGCGACCACATTCGCGCACTACTCGACCGCGCCCTGCTCACCGACGCCGAACTCGCGGCGGGCCCGCAGGCCTGGGCCAACTACCCCGATCCGTTCCCCGCCTGGGGCGATCTGCACGAGCACGCCTGA